cgccgccgccatgaCACCCGCCGACCCCTCTCGGCCGCCGTCGCGCTGCCCTCTGACCCCGCTCCCTCCTCAGGATTGGCTGGGCGGCCGGCGCCGCGCCCCTATTGGGCGGCGGCGCGGCCTATCGGGGAGCAGCCGGGGGGTGGGGCGCGTCACTGGAGCCCTACGGCGGCCGAGCCGCGTCAGTGCGGTCATGCCTCCCGAGGCGCTGGTGGTGTCGGCGCCGGGCAAGGCCATCCTGCACGGGGAGCACGCCGTGGTGCACGGCAAGGTACCGCCCCCCGACCCTTGACCCCGCCCCCCGCCCGcgacccctccccgccccgcccccgcccctgaCCCCTGTGTGTGCGCaggtggccgtggccgtggcccTGGACCTGCGCACCTTCCTGCGCCTCCGCCCGCGCCGCGACGCCCGCGTCCTCGTGGCCCTGCCCAGCATCGGCGTCCgcctgggctgggaggcagcgccGCTCCGCGACCTCCGCGCCGCCCTGCCAGGTGAGcgccccggggtgggggggggaagagggtttttttggggaTGGAAGGGGGTTTTTTCAAACCTATTTTGGGACCTTTTCAGTATCCAGGTGCGCGACCCGGCCCTATTCTGTTTGCTTGGCAGCAGCCCTGCTGACTGCTTGTGATAGAGATCAGTCACCTCCTTGCTGGAGCAACCGTGTTGCGCAACGCGCCCTCGCTCCCCGCGGCGGGTGGAGCGTGGGAGCCGCGGCAGGCGATGCTCTGAGCAGCGTGCGAGCGTCTCTCGAAGGGGGTGACGAGCGAGCCGAgatccggccctgcgggaggggTGCGGCcctgggaggggggttgtgtCGGTGTCGGCACTAATGGGGCGTCGCACCAATGGCGAGAGGGTCCCGCTGCCACGATCGTGGTCGGGCTCACGCTGCACTgagggttaggaaggaatttgacCCCGTGGATTGGGGAGCGGGGGGGTCAAACGCCTTCCTCTGTCAGCGGGGCACGGCCTGtgctgggatctcttgagcgcGTCGTCGAAGCAGGGCGCTGCGGTTCCCCTGTGGCAGGCGGGGGGTGATGTCTTGTGCCGTGTCGGGGTGGAcggtagttttgctaagaggttagactgGGTTTGTATAGGCTGGTTtgggtggggatggtcctgccccGCGCAGGGGTTGGACCTTGGGAGGTTCCTTCCACGCCACTGCTGGGCAAGGCTCTGGTCCTGGGAGCCGCAAGCGCATTGGGGCCACGGTGTCAGGGGGCGGCTTGGTCCAGAGCTGGGTGGGAAGGAGGCTGCTGCCCGGTCACCCTCTGGATGCACGTCGCGGTCTCCTTGGCCAGCCTGGGAGGAcgatgggggagaggggtgcccTGTCTTGTCGGCGctcgctggctgctgctggaggctgcagctggctggtCTTGGCGGGGGTTTCCTTGACGCGCACGGGCCTGTCTCAGGCGGGgagttgggctagatgacttctggaggtcccttccagccctgtttctctGTGATTTCTATAAGTCACTTGGCTCGGATCCCAGCACGTGCCAGGACTTGCATTATGGAGCGCCACACCAGGTGTCCGGCGCTAGGCTATTCATGTTGTATCTGCAAAGATCAAAGCGCCCTTCAGTCAGGCGTCCCGTCGCCTAAAGCATCCAGTAGCAGCCTCCTGCTTTGAGGGGGGCCCTGGAATATCTGCCCTGACTACGGCTGTCCCGCAGCCGCGTCTGTGCGGCTCGTATGGTTCCCGGCACTGGTGACGTGCTTGCGTCTCGGTTCGTGTCCTGAAAAGCACAGGAGGCGCGACACAACGGGAAGCCCTAGAGGCAGGAACAGAAAAACCAAGTAAAGCTTGTCTCTTGGTTTAGTCTTCCTGAGTCTCTGGTCATCTGCATATCCCTGTGAAGCGGGAGAAGCCGTTCTTGTTCTCCTCTCAAAACAGCTCTGGTTGAAACTTGCTTTGTAAATGTTTGTCTGCCGCTGTGTGCTTCCCTAGGTGACTTGGAAGAATCGAAACCTCCAAGCCTAGAACAACTGGACAAACTGCGGGAGTTTGCTGGGATCGCCCATGGAGCCCCAGCCGCAGAGAGTCTCGCCACCCTGGCATTTCTTTATCTGTACCTGGCTATTTCAGCTAAATACGGGTGAGATTGCTTGTGCCTGGATAGGAATGTAACAATGTCCGGGGGATGCAGTGTTCCCCGCTGACTCTTTTCTTGGAGAGCTACAGGAACCTGTTAAAACTGTAAGGTTGCAATAAAAATAGAGaagaagcaggggggaggggaagaatgtACTTTGTAGTCTTAGGAATTTACCTTGGAGGAACTCTTTGAAGTGAAGTAGCATTGAGTGGGTGGGAAATTGGCAGGGCTGAGCCCCAAACAGAAAATCTAGAAATTGGGTGAATTGTTCCATGAAATGTTCTAGGCTCCTAAGCATGGTTACCGAGGGAGCTGACAACAGTACAGGCTGTTGAAAAGGCCCTGAATGTGATGTGATCTAGCTGCTAATGATGTCATGACTCATCAGCTGTAGCAAGAGAGGCTGAATCCCGAGCTCTGTTTCAGCAGTGAAATAAAGCATTGTACAACTCTGTAGCTACACAGGGCTTTGCATCAAGTTTGCTGTGGACTCCTTGGTGACAGCTGGAGTCTAGCTGTGCTCCTCAGCTGAAAACTGGAGGTCTTCACTGCATCTAAGCTACAGAGACTTGCCTTTAGCTGTTAGTGCTAGGAGTCTGATAGACAGATGAGCAGTTCCAGAGCTGTccaggagacagcagcagtggacaAACGTGCATGGCCACATACTAGCCAGATAGTTTGTTGTACCGGGATGTGCTGAACATAAACCTTTCCTGGTTTTGGATCAATAGGCTGCTCTTGGAGCTGTTGTAAACATTTTTAAGGTACCTTCCTGAGGTGGTATAAATACTAAATAATCCCCCCCCAATACAAAGCTTAAGAGATCGAGTTTAGCTGGGCTTTCTTCTAGTGCGggtgtgggcaaaatgcggcctgtgggccggatgcagcccgccaggctattctctctggcccgcggggcccctaaaaaatgtagaaaatgaatatttagctgcccttggctgcctgtcatgaggccctcgatggcctgccaaaacttggtaagcggccctccgcctgaaataattgcccacccctgttctagcgcAATGGATTTGCAAGGCTGGTCAGCTCCAATAACTAAAAACTTTTACTGAGGACAGGCTCTTTGTACCGATTGCTACCAGCTATTGAGCAATTGCTTTGCTGCAACATCTGTGTTGTTGCACACGCATTTTCGTGTTCAGGAATGTTTCTGGCACCTGATTTCTCCCTGGGATTTCGAAAATGCAAAAAACAGCCACATGTTAGTCCACGTGTCTAGCTTCCAGCCTGCTTTTGCTGTGGTAGCAATGTTGGGTTGCGGTGGCTGTTGAGGTTCATGTTTGAATGTGGCATTCGGTGTCTTAGCCAGTCTCTTTCTGTTCCAGGGAGGTGCCCAGCATGGATATAGTCGTGTGGTCTGAACTGCCCACGGGTGCCGGGTTAGGCTCGAGCGCTGCCTATTCTGTTTGCTTGGCAGCAGCCCTGCTGACTGCTTGTGGAGCCATTGGCTGTCCGCTGGAGGAGGGCAAGCCCACAGCCAGGTGAGGTGTCTAGTGAAAGCATGAAACTGAGATAGCTCAGTGCTCCCTGAGTGGCTAAGGAGGAGTAACTGAAGACCGCTTTTTTCCTTCACTTTGttttccctgctctcccagccactgcttgtTGTCAGAGCACTGGGATGTGAAATAGGAGTTGGAGACATCACCTGTTAAATACAAATGCTCAGAAGGGAGGGTCTGAGGCAGTGGGTGACATGACTCGGCAGGTACACAGAGCTGGTACTGCGGTGCTGCATCTGTCAGACCTTCCGCACGTGTTTCATTGTGCGTATAATCTGTCTGCGCGGCACTCTGCGGGTCACAGCCGTTGTAGAGCTCCCCCAGCTGAACGTTCACCAGGCTGTTGTATTTGAGGCCCAGGGTCCTCTCGGAAGGAGGGTGGGCTCCTAGGCTTCCCTTGGTCTGAGCAGGCTCCTGCACTGGGTGTTCCTGTGGTCTGTCTGGGCACAGGCACCCTGTTTTTTGAGCCACCGCAGGAAGGACTAGCGTGGCCCGACTGCCACCACCTCCGCTACCTGTGACCGTCTTCGGAAGGGTTTCACAAACCGATCGCTCTTTGCTTTCACAAGCCCAAGGAACGTGCGGGTCGTGACAGTCTGTCCCCATCTCTCGAGCATTCTCTGGACTTTGTGGCATCCTCTCTTCAGTCTGAGATcctttcttccctgcctgctgtctTGCCCGTGTCACTTCCTGGACTTGGAGAGTTgttcccaggcagctggtttCCTTTCATGCTCCTTCCCAAGCTTCCTTTTTCGCAGCAGTCTGAGAGAGACCCTTTTTCTTAACCTCCCAGTCCCCTTATCAAGTGCCACTGCCCAAAAGATTCAGTTCCCCACATAGGGGATCTCTTGCTTAATAATTTCCCTGCCTCCAGAGTTTGGGAGAAACAGTTTGCCCTGTGTAGGAGCCAAGGCTGTTGTATTTAAGACATGATCATCAAAATCAAAGTAGTGAGACCTTCTGACAGCTCTGAGCCAGGGGCAAGGATTTCTCTTGTTGCTTGATGTCGGTTTTATGCCTTTAGGAAGCTAAGAGAACAGGAGTTGGCACCCAAACCCCAGATTCAGAACAGAATTTGCCATCTTGGACACACAGCTTCTAGTATTAAACCCTTCCTAACCTGCATGGAAACAGTCCCCAGAAAGTTTCTCACACACAAAATCCCTGGTCCCAAACTAGGCAAGTGGCACAAATCTCTTCAACCTTCTCCTGTGGTTTTTCAGCTGCAGTTTTACTGCAATGTAATTTTCAGTTAAGAAGTAAAGGAAGCTTTTTGAGGTGTCGGCTTTCACGTAACATCacactttttctctttttgcagTGTTCTGACTTTTGCAAGAAGGGGTTTCGGCCTTTCAGCCCAAGAACATTAGAGGTCATTTATGATGAAGACCAGTTTTACTTTGACCAGTGGCATTTGTGCGCGCTGCATCCCAAGTGCTCTGCTAGCCAAATATCAGCAAATGAGCTCAAAGGGTGCAGATAAAGAGCTGATTTTTGGATGAGCTCTGAAGAGGAGAGTGGAAACtgctgtgggggcggggggagggcgcTTAGTATTTCTGCCTTTCATTTGCATGGTTCAGTGACTACACTCATTGTTGCACTTAGGAGTGCGTGATGCCTGCATGAAATCGATGTTCGTGCCTCTGCCCCATCATGTAATTACTATTCTGGTCCTTGTACTCTAAAAACCTGTCAGATTCATGTTCCCCCTGCTTTGATCTGCTCAGACTACAATTGATACGGAGACATCTGATATTAATATCGCTGTCAGTGCGCGGTACGCTGTTGGAACAGTTGCTTAGAGTGTTCTGGGAAGGAGAGgtttgcagagctcccagcacatgctgcagcctggctggagagtgtgtatgtgtgtgtggaccCACTAAACATATATTTGTTCTGATCCAGGCTAGTAGTGTCTTGGGGAAGGGTGTTGTAGACCTGCATACAAGTCTCTGTTTCCCCTAACTATCTGCTTTGTTAATGGTTACTAGAGAACAGATCAAGAATGGCCGGGGGATGTGGAATATGGTGTTCTTGGTAGGTTTGTAGCAGAGGCTCAGCCCTGAAGCAGAGTGGAGAATGACTTTGTAACCAGGCAGTCTGCCCATGTTGTTTGTCTTGCAGTAGCTCCTGCTGTTCCCTCAGTCCTCGGTGTGTCGGACAGAGCCAGTTCTCATAACACCTTGATTTAAGAATCTCCGAGCAGGTGCGACTTGTGTTGTGCTGCTGAGTCATTGCTCTATGCTGAGCCATGCAGCTAGCTTCCTGGATGTCTGTTAGAAAAATGCCCTTACTCGGCTCCCAGTCCATGCTTAAATTatcagagcccagcacagcctgggaCGTTACTACATCCTAAACATCAAGCTGCTTAATGGAAATATTAACTTCATTCTAATGATGTCTCCTGACCCAGTTGTGAGGGGTGTGAGATTTGAGCAGCTGGCAAATGGAGGGAGGAATTGTGCGTGTGAAATGCTACTTTTAATATTCCTTCTCGCCTCACGAATTCTGCATCTATAAATACGCCATGCTGAATTGCAAGCACTTGAAAGGGGAGGGAGTGTTTCTCtgaaggcagaggcaggctgtgTAGCCTTTATCTAAAGCTAAAGCTACTCTGGTCCTGACTTATTCCTGTCGATGCCCTGTCACCGGGTGCTCTTTGGGAGCAATTCTTTCCCGGCCATCCCTGGAATAGTCCTTTGGGTTGTTTTTCATTGCTCTGCTGTCAGCAAAGATGTTGCCAAGTGTCTGGTCTTGGACTCTCCTACTGGGCATCCCTTATTGCTGCTTGATGTTTTTTTTAAGGATGATTTTCTTAACCTTTGGGTTCCCCCTGACCTTTGTTTCTAAAGGGGATTTTCTCTCTTGTCCAGAAATGGGAAAGTATTAGGCAGGAGCTTACCACCTGGCTCTGAAGCATCACTTATCGTGCTATCCGGCCCCTTCCTGTGCGGGGGTTCAATCAGCCGGCACCATGGCTCTGTCTACAACCTTCAGGAGCTCCTCCCAGCTTTTGCTGCATTATCCGTACtctgagcagccccaggagagcaCCTTCCCCTCTGTTgtcagggctgtgctcctctTCTGCCATGTGCTGCTCTTACAAGGTCACCTGCTAAAGCTTCCTGCTAAATAATTAGCACAGCATGAGGCTCCATCACACCTGGGGCTGCCCACTCCATGGACCACACTTGAGCCTGCTCTTCTGGCACCACCTGCCCTTCAGGGCTCCCCTTGTCTCTGTTTTTTGTTTCTCACCTGTTGTGTTTTTAAgctattttctttcctttcaggtGGACGGAGAAAGAGCTGGATTTAATTAACCGCTGGGCCTTTCAAGGGGAGCGCGTCATCCATGGCAATCCTTCTGGGGTGGATAATGCTGTTGGGACTTGGGGTAGGTTGTTTTTGATTGCTGTTCCTCCTGGCTTCTGAAAGGTCATGGTGTCAATTCTGGCCCATATTCCCTGCACTGGTTTGGagcggggagggaggaaggagtacGTGCCAGTCCTGTAAAGCTCCTGATGGCAGATAGAGGCTTCACTCGATGGGGAAGTTCTGAAGCAGAAATTTTGCACAAGATAGAGGtgctcatgagtgctgcagtgAAAGCCAAGGGCTTTTCAGGCTTCTACCTGAATCCCTGGGCCATCTGATTCAGAGTAGATGATGTAGCAAGGCATGAGCATCTCCATCAAGCATCTGAGTATATTGAAAAGGCATCcagaatccagcctgcagctttGCTGACCTTCACCAATTGGCGTAAAGTCTGACTCTTGGCAAAGGCTTGAGTAGAAAAAGATGAGCAAACCTTCCTGCAGTATCCAGGGAATGGGTCTGTTTTGATCCATTTCCCTTGGCTTTACCAGCCTCTTCTAGAAGAGAAGGGCCGTGGTGTTGGCAGAGAACAAAGGGGTGATGTTTTCTCCAGCGCAAACCCGCTATACAGTAACAGTTCATTATGAGCCAGGTAAAGTAGCACATGAGGCAAAGAGCGGGGAAGAGGGAGAATCGGGTCCTGATCCTAGCTTTGTCATTGGGGATTGGGTGTTAccatcctgtgcctcagtttccccatttgtcAAGTGTGAATAATACAGACCAGAAAGCCTAATGCATTAGATGTCTGAAGTACTTTACAATCTTACCTCACTTCTCCCAGTAGGAGGGGAGAACCTTGCTGCAGGTGTCTGAAATGTAAAACTGTGGAGGCCTTGCACACGCATgaaaaacaactgcaacccaGATGAATGCATTGAAGCTGTGTGGAGGCTTAATTAAGATATGCTGCAGAATGCACTATCAGCACGCTGCAGTACTTTGTTTAAACAGTCTCGCTAACGAGACCCGATTACAGCAGCAGCTCTCTCATTTCATTGCAGTGGGGGAAATGAAAATCTTTCAGCTAGTGCCCTCTCTCTGCATTGGCGTCGAAAGCAAAGAATCCTTGGGTGGATTTAGGCTCgttatttgatttttattgtaGACCAGTGAAGATTTTATTCTGACTAAGCTTTCTATGCCTTCAAATGCCTCTCAGTTTGACAGTCTAGGACCACTAAGAACAACACGGAAACACACCAACTTT
Above is a genomic segment from Alligator mississippiensis isolate rAllMis1 chromosome 10, rAllMis1, whole genome shotgun sequence containing:
- the MVK gene encoding mevalonate kinase, with amino-acid sequence MPPEALVVSAPGKAILHGEHAVVHGKVAVAVALDLRTFLRLRPRRDARVLVALPSIGVRLGWEAAPLRDLRAALPGDLEESKPPSLEQLDKLREFAGIAHGAPAAESLATLAFLYLYLAISAKYGEVPSMDIVVWSELPTGAGLGSSAAYSVCLAAALLTACGAIGCPLEEGKPTARWTEKELDLINRWAFQGERVIHGNPSGVDNAVGTWGGALQYQSGKITPLKRVPTLRILLTNTKVPRSTKILVAGVKDKLLKFPAIMNPVLDSIDAISHECECVLETMAVNPSLEHYPVLEELFDINQHHLNVIGVGHSSLDQLCQVTALHGLHSKLTGAGGGGCGITLLRPDTPSPVVEAAKRDLITCGFECWETSIGAPGVCLHSPPSMKAEILQALR